One window of Ailuropoda melanoleuca isolate Jingjing chromosome 3, ASM200744v2, whole genome shotgun sequence genomic DNA carries:
- the ZBED3 gene encoding LOW QUALITY PROTEIN: zinc finger BED domain-containing protein 3 (The sequence of the model RefSeq protein was modified relative to this genomic sequence to represent the inferred CDS: inserted 1 base in 1 codon): protein MRSDELTALMEDTGGPDDAAARGGPCPGLAPAPPGRLGAPYCEAWGYFHLAPARPGHAAGQWATCRLCGEQVSRGPGFHAXXXXXXXXXXXXXXXXXXXXXXXXXXXXXXXXXXXLLEQMGALAVRCSLRERELARREAAVEQGERALERRRRALQEEERAAAQARRELQAEREALQARLREVSRREGALAAASAPLQTPLKEEPEGERDGYIITKVLL, encoded by the exons ATGCGGAGTGACGAGCTGACGGCGCTCATGGAAGACACTGGCGGGCCGGACGACGCTGCGGCGCGGGGCGGCCCCTGTCCCGGCCTGGCCCCGGCCCCTCCCGGCCGCCTGGGGGCGCCATACTGCGAGGCCTGGGGCTACTTTCACTTGGCCCCCGCGCGCCCGGGCCACGCCGCGGGCCAGTGGGCCACCTGCCGGCTGTGCGGGGAGCAGGTGAGCCGCGGCCCGGGCTTCCACG NNNNNNNNNNNNNNNNNNNNNNNNNNNNNNNNNNNNNNNNNNNNNNNNNNNNNNNNNNNNNNNNNNNNNNNNNNNNNNNNNNNNNNNNNNNNNNNNNNNNNNNCCTGCTGGAGCAGATGGGCGCGCTGGCCGTGCGCTGCAGCCTGCGTGAGCGCGAGCTGGCGCGGCGCGAGGCGGCCGTGGAGCAGGGCGAGCGCGCCCTGGAGCGGAGGCGCAGGGCCCTGCAGGAGGAGGAGCGCGCGGCGGCCCAGGCGCGGCGGGAGCTGCAGGCTGAGAGGGAGGCGCTGCAGGCGCGGCTGCGGGAAGTGAGCCGCCGCGAAGGCGCCTTAGCCGCCGCTTCTGCCCCGCTGCAGACTCCGCTCAAAGAAGAGCCCGAGGGCGAGCGGGACGGCTACATAATCACCAAGGTCCTCCTGTAG